The following is a genomic window from Pseudopipra pipra isolate bDixPip1 chromosome 2, bDixPip1.hap1, whole genome shotgun sequence.
ATTCTCCTTGCAGACAATGCGAGAGCACACCTCCTTGTTTATTATGTACATGCGACGCACACTGAGGGATCGCCAGGGTCAGTAGCGAGAGGCACAGGGacccaaagaaagaaaaaagggataCAGGCAATAAACATATATATTCACTGATGAGAAGGCAAGTCCTAAATTTTTATGATTAGTTACCCTAGATTAAGGCTGCCATCAATAGCAAAGTAATCTTGGCAAAGGCTTCATAaaatcttagaatcatagaaaggtttgggttagaagggaccttcaagatcatcttgttccaacccactgtcatgggcagggacaccttccactagatcaggttgctcaaagccccgtccaacctggcctttaaCAATTCCAGGGACTGGGCATTCACAATTTCTCTAGACAATCTGTTCCTGTGTCTCATCACCTTCTGCATAAAGAATTTCTacctaacatctaatctaaatttctcctcttttagttcaaaaccattccctcttgtcctctcACCATTTGCCTGTGCAAAAAgctgctctccctcctttttataaactcccttcaggtactggaaggctgcaataaggtctctctggagccttctcttctccaggctgaacaaccccagctctcttaGCCTGTCTTCAAAGGAGAGGTGCTCTATCCTTCTGATTATCTTCATGGCCCTATAAATGGCCAAATACCTTAAATATGGATTACAATATAGGGCACATTACAGTTCCTTAGTGCTGCACAGATAATAGTAATTGTGCTGTTTTAAATAATCACAGAAAAAGGACACTCTGGGGATAGGATTCATCTCACCAACTGGTTCCCAGAGGCCTCTAGTCTTCAAAAGGAACAATTGCTTAACTGGGTATACCATTTCTGGAGATTTTTTAAGGCATTTCTTAGGGACTGCTTGTTTCTTACCTTGTAACACAGAGGTAGCTGATACACTGCTTTACTGGTTTGTGAACAGAGTACAGGCGCGTGCAAGGGAACTTTTCTTCACGACAAtctgggaacacacacacacaaacacattgGTGCAATCCAGCATCACTGGCAGGCGAACTCATTCTGGCACAGATATCACTTCATCACTAGGTACTGTCCTCCAGGATTCTAGGGAAGGCCTCCAGCCTCTATTGTCCTCTCTCTTGTGAGAGATGGGTATGGTTTAGAGAATAGGAAAATAATGCAGACATTTCTGCATGTGATACCCTTGCCTCATAGGacaaaagcaagggaaaatTGAGTGAAATGCAAAACAAGCTCACTGGGCATACTGAATACAGGAGCACATGCTGTAAGGCTgacagacaaataaataaaatgtaaattgtAGTTGCGTATTTAAGACGTGTTTCTAATAGATCTGCAATATCTCATTTCAGGACACGAAtttagttcctttttttctggacaATCAACCCTATAGCTAACTATGATGGGTTTCCCcgtttttcattctgaaatgcCAGGTATTGGCCAATGACAATGGCACAATATTGACCCAGTGTATCTGGTCAGGTGATCTGCCActtcctcccttcccaggcATGCCAACCAGGAGAAGGCTGCAGTTTCCACTACCATAATTCTCCAGTACTTCTAACTCAAGAAACAATTGAAAGCAATTTTCCAGGAGACAAAGCTCAGTGCTCAGCCAGCACTTGCCTGGAGAGGTAACAGGGTGGGTGAAAGTGGGTTTGGGAGGGAATGCAGGCAGCAAACTTAAAACATACCTGATGAAGCCGTTGCAGTTTCACTGTCAGACAGAACTGGAAGACAGAGGGTAGCAAAGTTAGTTAGTTACCGTAATTTCTTCCTAGATATGCGCTATATCAAAACAAATACCTGGAAAGGTCTTTCAAGAGCCCTCCACTGTAACTTCCAAGGTGGGAAAAGATTTAATTGTTACTAACATGAAACCATAAGAGAAGGTACAAATCCAATAAGAATCTAGTGCCAACTACTCAGCCAATAATGGTAAAAATCTGCCCAAGCTTTCCCATAAAGCACTACCATTACTGTTCAAAATTACACTATAAGGACATCTTCACTTAAAATTCAAAAGGTCAGGTAAATTTATTTAGTTGCTGAAATTACTATTTATCTAAACAAGAAGTGAAGGAGCCTGTGACTGCCTCTTCCTAAGGAATAGTGACACCTTTAAAAAACAGCATCCCCAAGACCTCTAGTTCTTTAATGTCCATGACAAAGGATCAGAAGAAGGTTGATTTGTTATTCCTTATAATAAAGTAACCCATCTATACCACAGCAAACCAGTACATTTTATAATTTGCCCAGTAACAAACTGCAAAGGAATTCAGAGAACTGACTGCCAGGTGCAAGTTTTCATCAACAGTTAGAGAGGACTTTTACTTCTGCTCACGTGCCATAGTGTCAGCCAGAAACATAGACAAAACACATGTGCACAAGGGAAAATGAGTCTTTTGGGTGTTGGGGCTGTGCTTAGGGGCAGTCAGAGATGGCAGGATTCTGGGTGTGCAAGGGACTGTgcaaggagagggaagaagggtCTACAACATGTGGTTGTGAACTGAGAATAAACTTACCGGAAGGAGGAACTGCAGGTGGTGtaacagctgcagctggaaaaagagaagatgTTCTGAAAGATCTTAATTTGAGCTTTTGGCATGATAGGATGCTGCAGAGCAAAGATGGGTCCCAATGGTACATCCTTTGTGAAGAATTTTTCTTGATCCCTCAATAATAAGCATTTCAAAGCCCAAGCATTTCAAAGTTTGCTGCAAAGGCTTCACCTTTAGTCTTTTCAGTTTTAGATGTAGGTTAGTCACCACCAGTTTGGTCTAGACACTAAGTCTTATCTACACTCATACAGACTGTCAGGTCTCATATACTGAACACAATTGCTTTCACCTCCCATCCCACCCAGGATGTGTATACAATAtgtttcttccagttttctcttcCAGTGAGTGATGTCCCGTGACAGCTTGACCCACAATAAATACTCCAGACAGATCATGAACAGAATCAGGGCAGAGGACAGATTATGGAACTGATGTCCTGGAAAACAAGACACCATTCTCAGATGAGCTCTCCTACACACACAGCACACTTCCCAGAAACAGCCATGCATAGCTGCCTCTCTTTGGACCATATCATTGACCAGATGtgttccccctctcccttccctgtctGGTCTTCCCAGCCTCAGGGGGATGTTGAGACTGCTTCAGCAGGGAGAGAAACCAGTCATGCCAGCTTTGAAACCAGACTCATATGGAAAAAGTGGGGAGGCTCCTTCTTGAGCCTCCTTCCCTCCATTGCCTGTTGTTGCAAATGCCTATACTCCCATCAGCTCTGTGTCCTTCCCCTGAGGTTATCTCCACTCTCTAAGGAGACACACTGCATGCTGTAAGTGTTCATCTTCCAAGTCCTCCATCTACCCTACCTTTGCTGCCCCCAAGTGACACAGCCGCAGGCACACTGGGGAAGACAGTACTAAAAGAACAGTACGTCCACTTCCTGATCCCAACACCGCTCAGAGTTTGCTTTACTACTGtcttgcagggtttttttgccacCTCTGTCTCCTGAGCATCAAGCACATGTGCTACCTGccagcagacacacacacaacctGTGTCCCAGTGCTGCTCAGTTTGAACCTGTCCAATTTCTCACCCTCGTCATTTAGTCTCTTTGTTTCTGCCACCTTCTGTGGAAGACAAGGCTGAGTGAGCTTGGAATTTCATGGCTTCCTGCAGTGCAAACATCTTCAGAGAGCTCTGCTACACTAGGTGAGATTGGCATTTCCTCAGAGAACAGACCATTAAGTCACCCTAAATTAATCTCCCTGCATAGAGCACAGAAAAGATTCCCAGACAGCCGCAAACACTGGAAGAACACTGCTAGATGTCGAAAGTGGGAAGAGTGGTTTCTGGGCATAATGAGTAATTTCTGGGTGTGTGTAGGCAGAAGTACagatgaaaagggaaaaagaagcatGAAGATGCCAAGGGATAGGAGCTTACCAGGGCTGCTGAGAAGAGAGGCAGGGGTAAcatcacctggaaaagagagaatGTTCTTAAGAAAGCTTGTCTTTACTTTGTGGTCCTTTATATAGCCAGCCATAGCTAGCTTGAATTACCTTGGCTGCCATCACAGGCTCATGAGACAGTGCGATCCAGTCCAGTAAATCCATAAACAAACACAGTGCCCCCATCCCACCCGTATCTGTTCCCTTTGTCAGTGACTGGCCTGGAACTGGATTTTTTAGTGCACATGTTGCATAAACCCATACTGAATTCTGGGTGCATATTCTGACTTCTCAGATACAGCCATTTTAGGCATCTTGGTGGGAAAGAAAGATGTCTGAAATGAAGGTGCTGATGGCTCCTacagcagcaggacagacagCTGAGGCACCcactgcagggaaggagggaggcagcTCTAAAACTTAGTCTTGGCTGCAGAAATTCATCAGCAGATGAGTTTCTTTGAAAGGCAAGTAATGGCAAAACTGAGGTGGAAGGATAAAGGGATAAAGTGATGGAGGGATAAAGTGTGAAGGAAAGGGAAACTTGGAGGACATGTTTTGGACTGCCTTCTGAATAGTTTTCTGGAAAGCCCCAGATACTACATGACAGGATCGTAGCTGAAAGATGTCTGAAGGCTTAGCCAGGGGCTTCAGTTTGAAGAAAAGGCAGGCCCTTGTGGTTCTTCTGGTGCTGAAGCACAATGCAAACATACATTCATTTTATATTACCATGTCACAGAAATGGATAAAGGTCCAGAGGGATAAAGCAAttcacccccaacaacaaagCCAGTATGAAGACCACTCAGTATCCTTTCCCAGTGGCCTCACTGCTAAAGCAGCACTTGTGCACTTCAGCTAAATGTTCAGGACCCCTACACCAGCAAATTATTTGTAAAGAGCACAAAACATTTACCAAGTTGTCTTGGAGGGCTTGTTCAATCTTCCCTGAAAAGTAAGCTCACAGTGTCAGAGgtaaagaaacaaagaacagTATTTGCTAATAAACAGGCTGTAACTCCATGGGACAATGGAGTCACATGAGCAACCTTCAGCACACAATATGCCTGTAATACTTACCAGTTGCACTTTCTGGTTCTTGCCCATTGACCACCCATGGAAACCAGTCTgcaagaaaagaagagaggagagtGAAGAAAGACAGAGATTTCTACAGTCTGCAGGCTTTGTGAAATTTTTATGAGACATTTATCTATCCAGGAGACACCACTGCCCTCTGCTGAAGGGAGAAATCTCTTCACTCTGCCTCAGCCTCCACTGCTGGCTGGGTTTGTTGTTTAAAGACTCATGGACACAGCGGGTCCTGATCCGAACCCTGTTGCTTCCACGAGGGTCAATGGCTGGGCATAGGGACAAGTTAGTAAATACCTCCAGACCTCCTACCagattttgcatttctgaaacCCCATTTgatgcattttgaaaaaaaatccatgtggCCTCCATACTCTGGAGGCTGGTCAAAATCCCTATATTCATTTTATAAAAGAGGAAACTGAGTCATGGAAATTATTTACTTGGGGTCACGGATTGGTACAGTAAGAAACAGACTGCAGGTTTTGTATCTCCTTAGGCAAATAATTATCTGGTCCATCATCCTGCTTGGGTATAGAGCACAGAGCAGATgatctttcccttttctgcacCTGGGTGCACTGGAGAGGGGGAACAATGAAGGCTTGCTTGGCTGTGCATGCTGTGTGGAAGAGAAGAAACTGAAACTGGGCTAGACTGTTTGTTTGTCCAAATATAAAGGGCGAGAGAGCTGCTTCCTACAGCAGCTAGGAACAGGAAAGTATTTCCTGCAAGCCACAGAGGAGGGAAATGTCTGCATAACTGGAGTGGGATGAAGGAAGGAGTTGGCAGGAAAAAGCCACAGATCTGGGGCACTGCAGGGATGTGTGCATGATCAGCCCAAAAAACATTACACCCCGCTATGTCTTGTGAACTCAGCCTTTAGCTTTCTGTTCTTAATGTTCTTCTTTTACCCCACCATGTGGGTAAAAAATATTGGCTCTGGAGCTTCTGTCTTAGTTTTTCCATGTTCCAAGAACAGTTACTTGCAGACTGCAGAGGGACTCTTGGGACCCCTACAAAATCCTGCTTTGCAGCATTACAGGAGTTGTTGGACCCTGATATTCTCTTCCCCACCCAGCTGCCAGCAACAGCTCAGCTGCTGGCAATTAACCCAGGGAGAGCCAGACATGTATAATAACTTAATTGCACAATTTAATGCAGCCCAAAACTTTCCCTGTTCTGGCTAATCTCTTAATTGTAACATTTAGAGAAGTAAGTGGTAGTGAACACTTTCTCACTTGTTTCTGATGCAAAAGGAAGGACACAAATTCTGAAACCATTGCAGAAGCCAGCAGTGCCGGATTTGAAGAGACATATAGAAAAGGCAGGGAGGCTCTCCCCTCTTTTCTAACATTGAAAAGTCAGATCTTACtagtttggtggttttttttcctccctaggAGCTAACTAGAAAACTGATATAATTCTAAAACAACAGGACATAAAGTGAAGTGAAATCTCTGCATATGAGGTGAGGAGATAAAACAGGTGACTTTCTTATCCTATTTTCAATTACTTCAATTTATATTTGCTATTGTACCAAATTCATATGTTTTATAAACAACTGGAGTCTATTCTCCAAGTTGCAGTAAATTCATCCTTGAGGTCTAAAACTGCAACTCTAACTCACTGAATCTGTAGCTTaccccaaaacaaaagaagCAGTGAGAGATCAGCTGATAGTTCCTGTTATTTTCCaagttaaaataaacaaacaaacaaacacaaacagaactgctaaaacaaaatacacaaaagtAAGAAATATTCCTTTCAGGCCTCCTTCATTCATCATAAAAACCAcaggcttctttttttcccccttaactTTGTAGGGCACCTACAAACTCATCTCTTGGATGCCTCACCTCCCCACTTCACATTCGTAAATATGACATTGTCTACTGTGCACCTTTAAAGGAGAAAGTGCTATTTGGAGCAGAATCAGGCTTCAGCATGAGGGGAGGACCAAAGAAGGTATTGCAATAACCTGATTTGAATGTGATAGGTAGTTAGGTAATCACCTCTCTCCCACATAGAGTCTTTCCTGGGTGAAACTTTATCTGTTCATTGAAATTCATCTTCTTTCACTGTCTGTCCTGAGTCTTCCAATTGTAATGTCTGATGCTGTccttttgttttgggttttttgtgctttttttttgttttaaacaaatttgATCCCACCTGAATTTTTGCCAAAGTAGctccaagcaaacaaaattacGGAGCAACAAAACAGAGTAACAACATCCACTACCACCAAAAGCAAAAAGTCGTCTGAACTACAGAGGTTAGGTTTCTCAAAACAGCTGTACAAAGAACTACAAAACCTTCCAGCAGCCGAGTGGCCTGAAATGGGGTCATTCCAGCAGGAACTACTAGTGACAGCAAATGTGTCATAACTATGACAGAACAAATTTTGTGGAGCACTGGGAAATGCCCTGAATACACAGGTGGTACACCAGTAAGCATAAAGCACACCTAACTCTCTTTCTCAAACTGACCCGGCTGTTTTGCTTACATAAACATCCCTGAAGTGGAGGCTGTAGATCTTTGTCTCTTGTGACTCCCAGTACTTACTGGAGACTGTCACAGATGAGAACCTGTTTCCAGTTTCTAATTTTTCCTTACAGCCCTATATCCACCTCGCCTTTCCTGTTCGGTACTTCCCCTTTCACTGCCCATCTACATGTCTCTGTCTTTCTTCTTAGGTCATTGCTTATTAGTCTGTGTAGGAAATTctgtggggcacagctggggaagAAATCCTCCCCCTGGCATAAGGACTCACCAGCTGGGGACAAGAAGAGTGCCAAGAGACACAACAGTATACAGGTTCCAGAGTTCTTCATCCCTGCGGAGTTGAGGAGAGAGCAGTCAGAGGAAAGCTAAGGCAGGAACTGGAGTAAGCTCCCCCACAGCACAGAAACTTTGCTTGCTATCCTCCATTTCCCTCTCAACACCATTTGGTCTTCCCAGCCTCCTTCCTGTGTCCTTCCTCATCTGGCCAGTTTTCCAGGTGTTTCAGAAATATTCTGGACTGAACTTATCAcctgctttcttcctctttccatcTCCTTCCCCCAGGCCCCATCTTTTTTCTCATTCAGGTGGCTAAGCCCCACTCCACACATACATCCAGCATGCAAAGAAAAGTTTCCCCCACATTATCTCTCTCCATTCTCCTCTACTTTTAAGTTATTTTGAGGAGCACTGAGACAATAGATAGGGTCCCCATCACTTACTGCAGCCCTCAGCTTCCACTCCCTTCGGCAGCAAACGTTCTGTCTTTCCCCTTCGGTGTCCCCCCCACTTTAGCTATTGGGTAAATCACATGCAGCCACACCCGGAATACGTTCTCCTTTTGGTTGTCTtcaaaaatacaatttctgggaaaaaaaaaaaaaaaagccagcgAGATGGAGGGACATGGTGTCATCATGCATCTGGAATGAGGGGGGGGGAGCGAGAAGCAGCTGCCCACACCCTCATTCCGGAGTTTATTGTCCTCCGAAGGGCTCCTCCCATtcccccaggatggcccagcACCAGGGATGGATTCTTGGGTCTGTGTTGCACACTGGTGTCCCATTTCGTCCTTCCCTCCAGCACACTCCCGCTTCTCCTCACGCCGCTACCTCTAGCCACGATTCCCCACTCAGCTGCGGCCTCTTCCCACCCCAGTCCTTCTGTCCTCTTCCCCGTTTCCCTGCGCGCCTCTCGCCCGGGGACAGTGCAGAACCGCATCCCATGTACCCACAGGATGGGGGGGTGGGAGCAGCCGTGTCCCGCGGGGACCGAGCGCGGGCGGCGGGACGGGGGGCACACGGCGGGGGCACACGGCGAGGGGCAGGCGGGCAATCGACGGGCAGCAGCAGCGGTGACATCACCCCGCTGCCCCGCCAGGGCGGGGCTGGAGCCTCCCGGCTGGATGGAGGGAAGGGGCTCCCGCCTGGACCAGGCTGGTGGCGGGGAGGGGGCACGGGGAGCAGGTACCGCCCACGGGGCCTGTTCTGCAGCGCCGCTGCCTGTCTGTGTgcaaaaaataggaaaaaaaaataattaaaaaaaggtaaaaaagtaGGAAAGTGAGGGAGACAAACTGAGAAGGGAAGAATGGGACCTGACCTTCACTGCCATCCTCCTGACTCCCCTGTGCCTCCACTCTGCATTTTATAAGCCCCAATAGAATAGCCACTCTCCCCTAACCCTTCCTCCAACAGCCCCTGCATCCCTCATCTCCTGTTGCTTTTGCTGActtattttccctttgttgTTTCTGTAACTAGTCCTCTGGATCTGAGgaggcactggatgagcttcaAGGCACAGTCTCAGTCCTGAAGCCAAGGAGAAATCTAGGAAATGACCCCACTCCCTCTCTCATCTAGCAATGAAACCTTGTAGGGGAAAGCTGTGTCCCCTAAGGCTCATCGTTAGCTTGTTCTCAACTAAATGCAGACTAGAAATAAAATTCTATAATGCTTTATACAAAGTTACTAAAGGAAATTCTCACTATGTCCTCTCTGCCACAGGAGACTCAGAAGAGTTTTGCCCACATGTGATATAACTGATGTCACCACTTCTTACCTGATAGTGGCTGAGCATTGGGTGTGGCAGTGCTCAAGAGGGAAATGACTGCTCCTTCTTATTTCTGGTCCTCCCAAGGCCCCTGGAGGATGCACCATTGGTGGACCGTACTAGAGGAGGGATAGAGGGGATGGGGAAAGCTAGGAATTTCCCTGGTACCAGGAcagccttctggagccaaaCAGCATTGCACTTTTTCACTGGAGCGAACATTTGCACTTTCAGAGACCAGCTAAAACTGGGTGCATTGGAAACGCTGGTGAGGTCATTACACAACAAAAAGAATGTGATGGAAGTTATAACCACACCTCAGGTTGAGTAATCCTCTAAGATTCTTGGCTTTTACTGGAAGTCCACATATCAGTATGTTTGGGTTACAATACTCCACACaccttggtttggtttttgtttttctctgtactTCTGTGTTGTCATTCAAGCCTCCGTTACTGCTTAACGGGATAAATAAAACATCCTGAAGACTTTGTGAGTTTTGAACACATTTATTAGGAAACTTTCATTGATGCCAAATGTTTTGGTCTACCGATGTGCTGATGTACCACCATCTCCCACAGAGCACAGGATTCACAACCAATCTTGGGCAAAGTTTCTGCTGATTGCTTCTGAGCTTTAAATCCTTCTTTCTAACTGGAAGACTGTGTCCTCCCCCAGCAGCTCGGTGTGGGTAGACCCGTGGTGCTAGCAGTACGCCTCCATTTGTAGAGCTTGGTCGATGCTCCTGGTGATGGAATCGCTGGCTAAGAAGCAGTTCAGTATTTTACAGGCCAGACAAGCCGCGGAGAAATAGCTGGAGGTATCATGCTGCTCTTGCTCGCGGTGGACACCGGAGGGAGCCGCAGCACAATGGCATGAGAACGCCCCTTTTTTCTCTTGCAGTCCAGGCACACACTTCAAGAGATGTGGCTCTGCGTCTGCAGGCCTCCATCTGGCATGAAGTATCTCCTCTTAGCTCTCCTAATTGTCTACTGGATTCACAACTGTTTAATCGGTTTGCTTTTTGAGACAGAAAAGaatcttggttttttttcccccatccttGCCCCATGACATTGACAAAGGTAGTTGGACAGCCCTCACAGCTAGGAGATATGAAAAATTAACATCCTTCTGCACCTTCCCTTCTCATTCACCCTGTTGCTGTCTTGTGATTTGTGGGCTGCTGTCCTCCATCACAGGGTATCCTGGGGACATCTATAGCTGATGACTCAAGATAAAGCACTCTTCCTTCTAAAAATTCAGGTATCAAGGCCACAGTATGGTGTGACGAACTGTGCTGCAGTAAAAGGCATGGGTGACTCATAAAGGAAACACATATTCCCTAAGTGCTGACTCCAGTGCCTGTAGGTGTTTACCTAAGATCAGAAGCAGTGACAGTGATTCAGcaaaaagttattttccttCCCAGTTGGTACTGATCCCATTATGTTACCAGGGATGCTATAGTGATAGTAGCATGGATAAGACACAAAACTGGCCTTCCTAGAAATTAAAATCACCTGATGCATTTCACCCCAGAGACTTCTGTGTCTCAGCGGACGGGTGAGTGATCCTGAGGCATACTATTTGTATAGGTCTTAGACCAGCATTTAAATTCCTACtgatttctttccccttccttctttgtctTCTTGGCCTTCACATATCCTCACGGCAACTGGGCATTAAGTTACATCCGACTGATAAGAAATTAATGAACTGCTGTAAGATATGTGAATGTATCATGTCAATAATGCAGGACTACTAGTCATGTGAATTGGGGCTGAAATGAATTTTCTTGGGTCCCACACTGCTGATGGGCTCCACTAATACCTGAGGTCTGACATCATCCTGCAGTTGTTCTGCAGGTTTTGCTGAGGTCATCAGAGGGAAGGGACATGAGTTCAAGGCCTGATCCATCTATCCCCAATTTTTGGAGATTCACATCTGACTTTGTATCCAACCCACTGCAGAAGTGCAAACACTGCAAAGTGCAGCAGCCTGGACACAATTTGTCTCTTTTTGACTCGTAGTCATGCTTTCTGTTGTCCCATCTACAAAAATAAGGAATTCTTCACCCCTCTATTTCCAAATCAACAAGGCAGTGCTTAGAGGGCATACAGTCTTGCAGTCACAAAATGCACTAAGATAGTCCATGAAACTCTGATTAATACCCACTCAGCTCCTTCAAATCAGTTCAACACTGTGAAGAACTGACCACAAGAAGAGGAAATCAGTGAGCTCTTTGCTATTGGTTGGTGACAGCCACAAGCTTCAGGCCTTTCCTGGACAAGGTGGTTATGGTGAATTGCCAgaattttccttcttcatttgCTGTGCTTTGGTGTTTCCTTTGCTGCTCTTTTTGTAGTTCTTACTATCATAAACATAGTTCCTTTCTGATCCTTTGTACTGTCTCAGGGCCAATTTCTCCTGGCTGTTTCACCTGTTCCTCCATATTCCCCTTTCTTCAAGCAGCTGAGCTCAAATATGGCTTCTCTCACAGAACATTTTCCAAGACTGCTCTCTCAGGGGGACAGGTAACACTTTAAGCTTAACAAATATATAAATCCCTCATGTAAGCCCAGTATATGTGTCCATACAGAGTCTGGAGTACACAGAACACCATATTTAATTTAACTGGTGCAACTTTTCCATACAGACAAGACTGTAGCCACAAGTAAAATGCCAGTAAAGACATGATGgattccccctccccttctcccatcTCTTCTG
Proteins encoded in this region:
- the MFAP5 gene encoding microfibrillar-associated protein 5 — its product is MKNSGTCILLCLLALFLSPADWFPWVVNGQEPESATGDVTPASLLSSPAAAVTPPAVPPSVLSDSETATASSDCREEKFPCTRLYSVHKPVKQCISYLCVTSVRRMYIINKEVCSRIVCKENEVMQDEICRQLAGLPPRRLRRSGQPLPLPCRQLLEQQHGRPDAL